One stretch of Bremerella cremea DNA includes these proteins:
- a CDS encoding SIMPL domain-containing protein: protein MKSSIRLFMALAVVTASVVSGPFATAQEQPMVEAEGKEVLKRWPSQLVMRLDLIGRAGSMDDALAALEKRKEVAKTLLTSLGAEMDTVEYGDPTTTSAASQGQEQIQAMIRERIQRSGGSVPAGLKVAESTVVTLPLTARWELDTSDPVKLLQQATVLRKKIEDADIGGAKSQKLSLAEQELLEEAEAYGYDPYSDEPQAKPGEPVITFAAKITEEERSQAMKAAFEASVKDAKELAAAAGQDLGLLMSLSSSTYGGMSPEEMYGYGYGRRMATPSDDPLVSEVTDLSKVSFNFAIRARFRIIAGNRE from the coding sequence ATGAAATCTAGCATCCGACTTTTTATGGCCTTGGCGGTGGTAACTGCTTCGGTCGTCAGCGGGCCGTTCGCAACGGCTCAAGAACAACCGATGGTCGAGGCCGAAGGAAAAGAGGTCTTAAAACGTTGGCCATCCCAACTGGTCATGCGGCTCGACTTGATCGGTCGGGCGGGATCGATGGATGACGCATTGGCTGCGCTCGAGAAGCGAAAAGAAGTAGCCAAGACGCTTCTGACATCGCTAGGAGCCGAGATGGATACCGTCGAGTATGGCGACCCAACCACCACCAGCGCGGCCAGCCAAGGGCAAGAACAGATTCAGGCGATGATTCGCGAGCGGATCCAACGCAGCGGCGGTTCGGTTCCCGCAGGCCTCAAGGTGGCGGAGTCAACCGTTGTTACGCTTCCTCTCACGGCTCGCTGGGAACTTGATACGAGTGATCCGGTTAAACTCCTGCAACAGGCGACCGTTCTCCGAAAAAAGATTGAAGATGCTGACATCGGAGGCGCGAAGTCACAGAAGCTTTCCTTGGCCGAGCAGGAATTGCTTGAAGAAGCCGAGGCTTACGGCTACGATCCGTACTCCGACGAGCCCCAGGCGAAGCCGGGTGAACCTGTGATCACGTTTGCCGCCAAGATAACCGAGGAGGAACGCAGCCAAGCCATGAAAGCTGCCTTCGAAGCATCTGTGAAAGATGCCAAGGAACTGGCGGCAGCAGCCGGACAAGACCTGGGCCTCTTGATGTCGCTATCTAGTTCAACGTATGGCGGAATGTCGCCAGAGGAGATGTACGGGTATGGCTACGGTCGGCGGATGGCTACACCCAGTGACGATCCTCTGGTTTCAGAGGTGACCGATCTAAGCAAAGTCTCGTTCAACTTTGCAATTCGTGCTCGCTTTAGGATTATCGCTGGCAATAGGGAATAG
- a CDS encoding XylR family transcriptional regulator: MLPPRVSNSVPHVALLIETSKQFGRDIIKGIGRFSRIHGPWSIYIDEFGPASRLPGWLKTWHGDGIIVRARNQTMAKAIAEVGVPIVETLQPWPSLGIGGVFTDDENIGQMAAQHLLERGLRSYAFVGVEGARWSRMRQTGFTKALHDAQHNVFVYSASSRRRAHDNWEGGQEDLANWISELPKPLGLMAAHDMRALCVFDACRRRQLSIPEEIAIVGVDNDDVICTMADTPLTSISHNSEQIGYEAAAFLDKVIRGSAQPRHIQLIPPRGISIRRSTDVHAVPDPIIAKSLKWIRDRKGNTSVQKVANHVGLSRRSLERKFADTIHTTPHEQIASEKLQHAKLLLQETSYSLEEIAAQMQFSSASYLSSFFKELTGMNPGLFRRQARRGGSLEEFYPSGNTQ, translated from the coding sequence ATGCTCCCTCCCCGCGTCTCTAATTCAGTACCGCATGTGGCCTTGTTGATAGAGACCTCGAAGCAGTTTGGACGCGACATTATCAAGGGGATCGGTCGCTTCTCGCGAATTCATGGCCCTTGGTCGATCTACATTGACGAGTTCGGCCCAGCAAGTCGGTTGCCTGGTTGGCTCAAGACTTGGCATGGAGATGGCATCATCGTAAGGGCACGCAATCAAACAATGGCCAAGGCCATTGCGGAAGTTGGGGTTCCGATTGTCGAAACACTTCAGCCATGGCCAAGTTTGGGAATCGGAGGGGTATTTACCGATGACGAAAACATCGGGCAGATGGCCGCCCAACATTTGCTCGAACGAGGTCTGCGCAGCTACGCGTTTGTCGGCGTGGAAGGGGCACGTTGGTCGCGGATGCGTCAAACGGGATTCACGAAAGCGTTACACGATGCACAGCACAACGTCTTTGTTTATTCCGCAAGTTCGCGGCGACGTGCCCACGACAACTGGGAAGGAGGGCAAGAAGATCTCGCCAACTGGATTAGCGAGTTACCGAAACCACTGGGCTTGATGGCAGCCCACGACATGCGTGCGCTGTGCGTGTTCGATGCCTGTCGTCGACGCCAGCTTTCGATTCCCGAAGAGATTGCCATCGTTGGTGTCGACAACGACGATGTGATATGCACGATGGCCGATACCCCCCTGACCAGCATTTCGCACAACAGCGAGCAAATTGGCTATGAAGCGGCCGCCTTCTTAGACAAAGTCATCCGAGGCAGCGCCCAACCGCGTCACATCCAATTGATACCGCCGAGAGGCATTTCCATTCGGCGTTCGACCGATGTTCATGCGGTGCCTGATCCGATCATCGCGAAGTCACTTAAATGGATTCGTGATCGCAAGGGGAATACTTCGGTGCAAAAGGTCGCCAATCACGTCGGCCTTTCACGACGATCCCTTGAAAGAAAGTTCGCCGACACGATCCATACCACTCCGCACGAACAGATCGCCAGCGAGAAACTTCAGCATGCCAAACTGCTGCTACAAGAGACGAGCTACTCGCTAGAAGAGATTGCCGCTCAGATGCAGTTTTCGAGCGCTTCGTACTTGAGCTCGTTTTTTAAAGAATTAACCGGCATGAACCCGGGCCTCTTCCGCAGACAAGCGCGCCGGGGAGGCTCACTGGAAGAGTTCTACCCTTCTGGTAACACTCAATAA
- a CDS encoding neutral/alkaline non-lysosomal ceramidase N-terminal domain-containing protein, with product MSEPASNSLLRLKVHNLMHAPVFSSKQRFNCLLTFIVSLAVWGLSCIWSINIAQAEENNLGGLTLCPLPGEGDTLRQIGAASIEITPQQPILLSGYAARNHQLQLNIKHSLWAHALVVSDEASPPAILLTVDNVGVPASIRQVVTNRLEKQYSIAPQRVTICSTHTHGGPMLTGVLENLLTREMTPGERAAVDGYTNALVEKLVEVAAKALQQRQPGYLLRGNGKVDFAINRRGEMVTDHSLPLLVAVDKQGKPFALVANYACHCVSASSGMLLTGDWAGCAVAELRQQLPGVVGIVTIGCGGDQNPADKGGVAASERQGKQLADEVIRVLQTNLKPVNGPLRIDYQEIELPLAELPTEKQWQELATSKGIEGYHAQANLKRLERGETLTDRVTYPIQTWQFGNDLAMVFLSDEVVVDYALLIKGKHGDQTWVSGYSNDVSCYIPSERVLRRGGYEGRTSMLWYDKPSPFAAGLEKKILDEVDRQLTPEPKSSGDHTRTGGVAPRSPQESIRTMLLDDRFRVEVVAAEPLVVDPVAIDFGPDGKLWVVEMNDYPLGVEGMPAGGGRVKFLEDSNHDGHYDQATLFLEGLPYPTGVKAWGNGVLICSAPDVIYAEDTNGDGHADVRRVVLRGFATHNYQARVNSLSLGLDSWWYGAGGIFGGKLQSESMADVDAENRDFRFQPETGAVEAVSGRTQQGRARDDWGNWFGCTNSNLLYHYPSVQHYYERNPLASSPNPIRSLSSGERLFPVGELVRFSQSGAKGAPTSVCGLEIYRDELLGQAFSNNAFVCEPVNQLVHRRELVLSDSNITSRRAPEEQQREFLASTDNWFRPVQVRTAPDGSLWVVDMYRYVIEHPKFISDQVKEKLDVRAGDDRGRIYRIIPADQSSATLPNLRELSTSELTNQLDTVNGTLRDMVHAELLFRRDTASLPLLKKLAVEAALPQVRLQAFCALAGLGGIDDNMLAQVSHDPHFAVRRWAVLIAEQRLAEDPQGEKWILQALADPATEVRIQAAYSLGECHSESAATLLAQHLFAASTDTTVRAALRASLHAGNAQTVLEALNALPADHQKNYRDCLIAVAQVGEPAIAEKALALSAEDADSFNTTARIVEVLAKRQLPLEKLAALPGFADQMQAIALNDSASVEQRTAAIELLATILADSKTTSLLLELLTPRQPPEVQAKALTMIFKTRSVAGQQAILDQLSSLSPVLQTAAIGEYLARPESTLILLAGLESGQVPRAMIDLADRQKLFDHPSPEIHKRATQYFASSSQGSLQKKIEQFRRADLTGGDSVAGRALFQQQCAACHRYDDLGSVVGPDLQALTDRTKDFMVTAILDPNAAVDRRYATYSVLLNDGRVLGGILAEESNQAITLKEKEGVERRILRSDIEMIKGTGKSLMPEGLEQVISREGMQDLLAFLKAVELQAAAPKSQSTIPN from the coding sequence ATGTCGGAACCTGCCTCGAACTCCCTCCTTCGCTTGAAAGTCCACAACCTAATGCACGCTCCCGTTTTTTCATCAAAGCAAAGGTTCAATTGTCTGCTGACCTTTATCGTTTCTCTGGCCGTATGGGGGCTGTCTTGTATTTGGTCGATCAACATCGCCCAGGCAGAAGAGAATAATCTTGGCGGCTTAACGCTCTGCCCGCTGCCTGGAGAAGGCGATACCTTACGGCAGATTGGCGCCGCCAGTATCGAGATTACTCCGCAACAGCCGATTTTGCTGAGTGGTTACGCCGCCAGAAATCATCAGCTTCAGCTCAACATAAAGCATAGCTTGTGGGCGCATGCGTTGGTGGTTTCCGACGAAGCGAGTCCCCCGGCAATTTTGCTTACGGTTGATAACGTCGGCGTGCCAGCGAGTATTCGCCAAGTGGTCACGAACCGTTTAGAAAAGCAATACTCGATAGCCCCGCAGCGAGTGACCATTTGTTCGACACATACCCACGGTGGCCCGATGCTGACCGGCGTATTAGAAAATTTGCTAACTCGCGAAATGACGCCAGGCGAACGTGCCGCTGTGGATGGATATACCAATGCGTTGGTTGAGAAGTTAGTCGAAGTCGCTGCCAAGGCCCTGCAGCAACGCCAGCCTGGCTACTTGCTGCGTGGGAACGGCAAGGTCGACTTCGCGATCAATCGGCGAGGTGAAATGGTGACCGATCATTCGCTGCCACTGCTGGTAGCGGTCGACAAACAGGGAAAGCCGTTCGCTCTGGTTGCCAATTATGCGTGTCACTGCGTTTCGGCGAGTAGTGGAATGCTGCTCACCGGCGACTGGGCAGGCTGCGCGGTGGCCGAACTGCGGCAACAGCTGCCAGGAGTTGTCGGGATAGTGACAATCGGATGTGGCGGCGATCAAAACCCTGCTGACAAAGGAGGTGTCGCGGCTTCAGAGCGGCAAGGGAAACAGTTGGCCGACGAAGTGATCCGTGTACTGCAAACGAATCTGAAACCGGTGAATGGGCCTTTGCGGATCGATTACCAGGAGATCGAGCTTCCACTGGCCGAGTTGCCGACCGAGAAACAATGGCAAGAGCTTGCTACCAGCAAAGGAATCGAGGGATACCACGCTCAGGCAAATCTAAAGCGGCTAGAACGTGGTGAAACTCTCACCGATCGCGTGACGTATCCGATTCAAACTTGGCAATTCGGCAATGATCTGGCGATGGTTTTCCTTAGTGATGAGGTCGTAGTCGATTACGCCTTGCTGATCAAAGGCAAGCATGGCGACCAGACCTGGGTTTCTGGCTATAGCAACGATGTAAGCTGCTATATTCCATCGGAACGGGTACTCCGCCGCGGTGGATATGAAGGTCGTACTTCGATGTTATGGTACGACAAGCCTAGTCCGTTTGCGGCTGGGTTGGAAAAGAAAATCTTGGATGAAGTCGATCGGCAGCTGACTCCTGAGCCGAAGTCGTCCGGCGATCATACACGCACTGGTGGGGTCGCCCCTCGTTCTCCCCAAGAGTCGATTCGCACGATGCTACTCGACGACCGTTTCCGTGTGGAAGTCGTAGCGGCTGAGCCATTGGTGGTTGATCCGGTGGCGATTGATTTCGGACCGGATGGCAAGCTATGGGTAGTCGAGATGAACGACTACCCACTCGGGGTCGAAGGAATGCCAGCTGGGGGTGGCCGGGTTAAGTTTCTAGAAGATAGCAATCACGATGGTCACTACGATCAAGCAACGTTGTTCCTGGAAGGTTTGCCGTATCCCACCGGGGTGAAAGCATGGGGCAACGGCGTTCTGATTTGTTCGGCCCCAGATGTAATCTATGCGGAAGACACCAACGGTGATGGCCATGCCGACGTCCGACGGGTGGTTCTCCGCGGCTTTGCAACACACAACTATCAAGCCCGGGTGAATAGTCTTTCACTCGGGCTTGATAGCTGGTGGTACGGGGCTGGCGGTATTTTCGGAGGCAAGCTGCAAAGCGAATCGATGGCAGACGTCGATGCCGAGAACCGTGATTTTCGATTTCAGCCAGAGACCGGCGCGGTCGAGGCGGTGTCAGGGCGGACGCAACAAGGACGAGCCCGTGATGATTGGGGCAATTGGTTTGGCTGCACCAACAGCAATTTGCTCTATCATTACCCCAGCGTCCAGCACTATTACGAGCGCAATCCGCTGGCCAGTTCTCCCAATCCGATTCGGTCGCTCTCTTCCGGGGAAAGGCTTTTTCCTGTGGGAGAATTGGTGCGATTTAGCCAAAGCGGCGCGAAAGGGGCTCCAACTTCAGTTTGTGGGCTAGAAATTTATCGCGATGAACTGCTTGGCCAAGCGTTCTCGAACAATGCGTTCGTTTGTGAGCCGGTCAATCAACTAGTACATCGTCGAGAGCTTGTGCTAAGCGATTCCAATATCACCAGCCGCCGAGCACCTGAGGAGCAGCAACGAGAATTCCTGGCTTCCACCGACAATTGGTTTCGGCCTGTTCAAGTTCGTACCGCCCCGGATGGTAGCTTGTGGGTGGTCGATATGTACCGATACGTGATCGAGCACCCCAAGTTTATCTCGGATCAGGTAAAGGAAAAGTTGGATGTCAGGGCAGGGGACGATCGGGGACGAATCTATCGTATTATTCCGGCGGACCAATCCTCGGCCACGCTTCCTAATCTGCGAGAACTCTCGACCAGCGAGCTTACCAATCAGCTCGACACGGTGAACGGAACGCTTCGTGATATGGTCCATGCCGAGCTGCTTTTCCGGCGTGATACGGCCAGCTTGCCGCTTCTAAAAAAGCTGGCCGTAGAAGCAGCGCTGCCTCAGGTTCGTTTGCAAGCGTTTTGTGCCTTGGCGGGTTTGGGGGGAATAGATGATAACATGCTCGCTCAGGTCAGCCACGACCCCCATTTCGCAGTCCGTAGGTGGGCAGTTCTGATTGCTGAGCAGCGGTTGGCGGAAGATCCTCAGGGGGAAAAGTGGATTCTTCAGGCGCTCGCTGATCCAGCTACAGAAGTTCGCATTCAAGCGGCCTATTCGTTGGGGGAATGTCACTCGGAATCCGCCGCTACCCTATTGGCCCAGCACCTCTTCGCTGCTTCCACAGATACCACCGTCCGCGCGGCACTGCGAGCGAGTTTGCATGCTGGCAATGCACAAACCGTGTTGGAAGCATTGAATGCGCTGCCAGCCGATCACCAGAAGAATTATCGCGATTGTCTGATTGCGGTTGCCCAGGTGGGTGAGCCAGCAATTGCCGAGAAAGCCTTGGCGTTATCAGCTGAAGACGCGGACAGCTTTAACACGACAGCGCGAATTGTTGAAGTACTCGCCAAGCGGCAATTGCCGCTTGAAAAGCTTGCTGCGTTGCCAGGTTTCGCCGATCAGATGCAGGCGATCGCCCTTAATGATTCTGCTTCGGTGGAACAACGCACAGCCGCAATCGAATTGCTGGCTACTATACTAGCGGATTCAAAAACGACAAGCTTGTTGCTTGAATTGTTGACGCCCCGGCAGCCGCCAGAAGTTCAAGCTAAAGCGTTAACGATGATCTTCAAAACGCGTTCGGTTGCAGGACAGCAGGCAATTCTGGATCAGCTTTCCAGTCTATCTCCGGTGCTGCAAACGGCCGCGATTGGGGAGTATCTTGCGCGACCCGAAAGCACGTTAATACTTCTCGCTGGTTTAGAAAGTGGCCAAGTTCCTCGGGCAATGATCGATCTTGCTGATCGCCAAAAGCTGTTCGATCATCCATCCCCTGAGATTCACAAAAGGGCTACCCAATATTTCGCTTCCTCTTCGCAGGGAAGCTTGCAAAAGAAGATCGAGCAGTTTCGCCGTGCTGATTTAACCGGAGGGGATAGCGTCGCAGGGCGGGCGTTATTTCAACAGCAGTGCGCAGCCTGCCATCGCTACGATGATCTGGGAAGTGTTGTGGGCCCGGATCTGCAAGCATTGACCGACCGCACGAAAGATTTCATGGTGACGGCCATCCTCGATCCGAATGCAGCGGTTGATCGAAGGTATGCGACCTATTCCGTATTGCTGAACGATGGGCGTGTACTCGGGGGGATATTGGCGGAAGAATCGAACCAGGCGATTACCTTAAAAGAAAAAGAAGGAGTCGAGCGACGTATTTTGCGGAGCGATATCGAGATGATTAAAGGGACTGGCAAATCGCTTATGCCGGAGGGGCTAGAACAGGTTATTTCGCGGGAAGGTATGCAGGACTTGCTTGCTTTTCTGAAGGCGGTCGAATTACAAGCCGCAGCGCCAAAATCACAAAGCACGATTCCCAATTGA
- a CDS encoding HEAT repeat domain-containing protein, protein MLSRLKVGPLSLLACWGLLIVSLSAVAPCHLAAQDLDDELLRSLESPLDKVAEEAINGKPEPKEKAKANVPNDKPAAEMPAGEKKADSNTPPVNALPDLGHEPLPGAILDLDEGLVQAQQSGKPALVLVTGEDCPWCYRLKQQMQLSPAKEELRRWTLIEIDIDKDLAASKRLAVAVLPSLRLLRPSGAKVADHDGYLSSEKLAAWLKENHRLAVASADDVLLANRPLETVDIVRLLELLKDRDPLVREVAISRLQAFPEVAATPLVEAFRKGGLAERLSILEILSQWQAPLAGIDPWQPDSIDEPALAQLTQWASELKKQEEDASAELSAEELAEAQEQIDRLLTLSPTEGAPIAARLARLGERLLPEVYRRLEAAEIDEQRERLLALRYRLVAPDALMLRFPGGLARLASHDVQTRRDAAEQLAGLATASELPLLLELFSDPDPLIREIALRGLQQSGGDEALELLVRLLKDPEPNVRAAVLKQLTERSSADLVDKVAAYIQEEEDADLLVHAIRYLREIKSEPSARAMLPLLEHEAWQVRAEAAEGLREMVRGELAENAELTADVYAGLIQRLDDDDAFVVSRAIEAFSQEISDVAIDRLLETVEKHPQLATLAVKTIAERSSGSHKITAKLLDFAKSPNPAIRAAAVTGLRRISSETLNEWGPTALKDEASEVRLVAAMAIFESLESKRRNVAEQMREDAEMIDMPPVAKSSPGLLSQAFGALFGSKPKEEEAPPEAVDEDAPQEEEKEAEASEDKSVDDRWDRWLAEFTSAKGRAMYYVDLIEPLQGMLDSDEPKERLLAALCLVSLGKSEEALPVLRTIVQEDPQELVKGSAVLAWVPWEQRQELFQEFLELATTNDQKMYLARMLTEAPDRRSAELLWPVLQDETVDVGLASTISDLLLMAYTGQRYFYDDEVSEELKTTILNDATPHVKSGVELESLVALVLVAKIDKDAAAEMATEIAADEQRPETLRQDAFQIALCLALANQQKEMAVAAMEGDNPERQRIALIALVAENEYELRYIRDHFYIPSRSSIYYNEPESGPIIPEPPDGVTEANVQPMLNHKDDKVRAYAAYALSMLGKQEGLTPLLEYWRLHKDEEDDAMDRLVYRAIAKLNATEHVDILREINDRISEYRTKEFYWTIRIMSGDDVLRLRKEIRDSIGIENLR, encoded by the coding sequence ATGCTTTCACGCCTAAAGGTTGGCCCGCTCTCGCTGCTTGCCTGTTGGGGGCTGCTGATTGTTTCTCTCTCGGCGGTTGCTCCCTGCCATTTAGCGGCCCAAGATCTCGATGACGAACTCCTTCGGTCCCTCGAGTCCCCCTTGGATAAAGTTGCCGAAGAAGCGATTAACGGCAAGCCAGAGCCCAAGGAAAAAGCAAAAGCCAACGTCCCAAATGACAAGCCTGCTGCCGAGATGCCTGCCGGGGAAAAGAAGGCCGATAGCAACACGCCTCCAGTCAACGCCTTGCCAGACCTGGGGCACGAACCGCTGCCGGGGGCCATACTCGACTTGGATGAAGGGCTTGTCCAGGCCCAGCAGAGCGGCAAGCCTGCGTTGGTGCTGGTAACTGGCGAAGATTGCCCCTGGTGTTACCGCCTCAAGCAACAAATGCAACTATCGCCAGCGAAGGAAGAACTACGCCGCTGGACACTGATCGAGATCGATATCGACAAAGACCTGGCCGCTTCCAAACGCTTGGCGGTAGCCGTCTTGCCGTCGTTGCGTTTGCTACGACCTTCCGGGGCGAAGGTGGCCGATCACGATGGTTATTTGAGTTCAGAAAAACTCGCTGCGTGGCTAAAAGAGAATCACCGCTTGGCGGTTGCCTCAGCCGACGATGTCTTGCTGGCCAATCGTCCGCTCGAAACGGTCGATATCGTGCGTCTGTTAGAGCTACTGAAAGACCGCGATCCGCTTGTCCGTGAGGTGGCGATTAGTCGCTTGCAGGCCTTTCCCGAAGTGGCCGCAACGCCGTTGGTCGAGGCATTTCGCAAAGGGGGATTGGCCGAACGGTTATCGATTCTCGAAATCCTTTCGCAGTGGCAGGCTCCGCTCGCAGGGATCGATCCCTGGCAACCAGACTCGATCGACGAACCAGCCCTGGCTCAACTCACGCAATGGGCCAGCGAACTGAAGAAGCAAGAGGAAGACGCTTCTGCCGAGCTTTCAGCAGAGGAACTAGCCGAAGCCCAAGAGCAAATCGATCGCTTGCTTACGCTGAGTCCGACCGAAGGAGCCCCGATTGCGGCCCGCTTGGCACGGCTGGGTGAAAGACTTCTGCCAGAGGTCTATCGGCGCCTCGAAGCCGCCGAGATCGATGAGCAGCGAGAACGTTTGTTGGCCTTGCGCTACCGCTTGGTTGCCCCAGACGCTTTGATGCTTCGCTTTCCAGGAGGATTGGCCAGGCTTGCTTCGCACGATGTGCAGACTCGCCGTGATGCGGCCGAACAGCTTGCCGGTTTGGCGACTGCTTCGGAGCTTCCCTTGTTGCTGGAACTTTTCAGCGACCCGGATCCCCTCATTCGAGAAATTGCTTTGCGTGGTCTGCAACAGTCTGGCGGAGACGAAGCGTTGGAGTTGCTCGTACGCTTATTGAAAGACCCAGAGCCGAACGTGCGGGCTGCCGTGTTGAAGCAGTTAACCGAACGGAGTTCGGCGGACTTAGTCGACAAAGTGGCTGCCTACATCCAAGAGGAAGAAGACGCTGACCTGCTCGTACATGCGATTCGTTATCTTCGTGAAATCAAATCGGAACCGAGCGCGCGGGCCATGTTGCCACTGCTTGAACACGAAGCCTGGCAAGTGCGGGCCGAGGCAGCCGAGGGCCTTCGCGAGATGGTAAGGGGCGAACTAGCAGAAAACGCGGAGCTAACCGCCGATGTGTATGCTGGCCTCATTCAACGCTTGGATGATGATGACGCGTTCGTTGTAAGCCGTGCTATCGAGGCCTTCTCGCAAGAGATTTCCGATGTTGCGATCGACCGGCTGCTAGAAACGGTAGAGAAACATCCTCAACTGGCAACTCTGGCGGTTAAGACGATTGCTGAGCGGAGTTCTGGTTCGCACAAGATCACAGCGAAGCTACTCGATTTCGCAAAAAGTCCGAACCCTGCGATCCGAGCTGCGGCGGTGACCGGTTTGCGCCGTATTTCAAGCGAAACGCTTAACGAGTGGGGCCCCACTGCGTTGAAAGACGAGGCCTCCGAGGTTCGCTTAGTGGCGGCGATGGCCATTTTTGAAAGCTTGGAATCGAAGCGGCGGAACGTGGCGGAGCAAATGCGGGAAGATGCCGAGATGATCGACATGCCCCCGGTTGCAAAAAGTTCTCCGGGTTTGCTTTCCCAAGCATTTGGCGCTTTGTTTGGTAGCAAACCGAAGGAAGAGGAGGCGCCGCCGGAAGCAGTAGACGAGGATGCACCGCAAGAGGAAGAGAAAGAAGCAGAAGCCAGCGAAGACAAATCGGTCGACGACCGCTGGGATCGCTGGCTGGCTGAGTTTACCTCGGCCAAAGGGCGCGCGATGTATTACGTCGATTTGATCGAGCCTTTGCAAGGAATGTTGGATTCCGACGAGCCAAAAGAACGGCTGCTTGCTGCGTTGTGTTTAGTCTCTCTAGGGAAATCTGAAGAGGCCCTCCCGGTGCTTCGAACAATTGTGCAGGAAGATCCTCAAGAACTGGTCAAAGGCAGCGCGGTTTTAGCTTGGGTTCCGTGGGAGCAGCGTCAGGAGTTATTCCAGGAATTTCTCGAATTGGCCACCACCAACGATCAGAAAATGTACTTGGCCAGAATGCTCACCGAAGCTCCCGATCGCCGGTCTGCTGAGTTACTTTGGCCTGTTTTACAAGACGAAACCGTGGATGTCGGCTTAGCCTCGACCATCTCCGATTTACTGCTCATGGCCTACACCGGTCAGCGGTATTTTTACGATGATGAAGTTTCAGAGGAACTTAAAACCACAATCCTGAACGATGCCACGCCGCATGTTAAAAGCGGAGTTGAGTTGGAATCTCTCGTGGCACTGGTCTTGGTTGCCAAAATCGACAAAGACGCTGCCGCCGAGATGGCGACGGAAATTGCCGCAGACGAGCAGCGACCGGAAACGCTTCGCCAAGATGCGTTTCAGATTGCCTTGTGCCTGGCCCTGGCCAACCAGCAAAAAGAAATGGCCGTAGCGGCAATGGAAGGCGACAATCCTGAACGTCAACGGATCGCCCTTATCGCCCTGGTTGCCGAAAATGAATACGAATTACGTTACATTCGCGACCACTTTTACATTCCCAGCCGCAGCAGCATTTATTACAACGAGCCTGAGAGCGGCCCGATTATTCCTGAGCCACCGGACGGGGTGACGGAAGCCAACGTCCAGCCGATGTTAAACCATAAGGACGATAAGGTTCGGGCGTATGCCGCTTATGCGTTGTCAATGCTCGGCAAGCAGGAAGGTTTAACGCCGCTGTTGGAGTACTGGCGACTCCACAAAGACGAAGAAGATGATGCCATGGACCGGCTGGTTTATCGGGCGATCGCCAAGTTGAATGCCACCGAGCACGTTGACATCTTACGTGAGATCAACGACAGAATAAGCGAATATCGCACGAAGGAATTTTATTGGACCATTCGCATCATGAGCGGCGACGACGTGCTCCGCTTGAGAAAAGAAATTCGGGATAGTATCGGAATCGAGAATTTGCGTTAA